The genomic region CTTCTACGGAATATTGGGGAAATTAAGCCCCAATAAAGTGGAAAGGAACGAAGCCAAATGTATTCACTGCCGATTGTGCAGCAAGAGCTGTCCCGTGAATATTGATGTGGAAAAGGAAACCACTGTTACCACCGCTGAATGCATCAACTGCCAGGAATGCGTCAATGTGTGCCCCCAAAATGGCGCCATCGCTATAAAGCAGGGCAAAAAGGAAATACCCGCCCTTGCAGTCATTGGTCTGGTAATGGGAATTTTCTTCGGAGGTATCCTGGTCGCACAGGCAACTGGCTTCTACAAGACTTTACCTGCTCCTGTAGCAGAAGGGTCAATTGTCAACGTGGAGGAAATCCGGGGGTCTATGACCCTTGCTGATGTGGCCAAAGGGACGGGCCTGAGTCAAGATGTTTTATACAAGAAGCTGGGGATTCCGGAAAATGTTCCACCCGAAACCCGGTTGAAGGATGTATCTCAGTATGTTGAAGGTTTTTCCCCGGAAACAGCAAGGGAGTTACTGAACAGCAAATGATGCAAAGTACTGCAATGGGCCGGTAGCCCCATGAAGGGAACTTCTGTGGCCCCGCTTAACTGTACACTGTTAGCCATGGAACATCTCAAGTCTCCTTGCTGGTGCGTACCAATACCATGGTAATTGTAAATCCGGTTAAAGTTATTCCGATAGCGGCGGAAATAAACCGAAGCAGGGTCAAAGCCGGAACTGTAAACATGTGGCCATAGCTCCCGGGCGGCTCCAGGATTACACCAAGATTGACGGCCGTGATACCTGGGAGGTAGGAAAGTTGATAAATAATATGGCCGGCCAATACCATAGGAACCAGTGCAAAAACCAGTTTGATGCGGCGGGAAGCCGTTTTATTGCGGAATGGACGGGCTATCAACCGGATTGCAACGGCTGATATCAGTGCAGTCAGCCAGTATGATAAAGTAAACGCTACCTGCCACGTTGAAAAAGGCAAAAACTTTTGTAACTGTTGAAAATAAAGCATAGGTACCAGGATGGCCAGGGCTGTTCCGATGAAAATTACATAACCCTGATTAATCCTGGTCAGGTGCCATACTTCCTTGCCGGGAAAACGCAAATTGAGTTTGGCTGAACCGTTGGGGCAGTTGTGGATGCAGCGTAAGCACAGTTTACAGTCCAGGTTATTATCGATAAAAGGCGCATACCGAAGTACCGGACAGCCTGGTGAGTTATCTTTACCACGGTAACATTCATAAGTGGAACATTTGCTTAAACATATATTTGGATCGGCTCTGACTTCAAGCATAGCGCCTATTGATGCCATACCGACAAATCCGCCGAGCGGGCACAGGTGACGGCACCATGTGTGCCGGACAAAAATGATGCCGATGATACCGGCGAGCGCCATAATGCAAATAAACAGCAGTCCTGTATAAACGGGGCTAGAGCGAATGTTGGCCACTGTTTCTACCCAAACTATTAGTAGGAACAAAAAAGTTACCAGCGCGTAATCATACTTTTTCAGAAAATTGGGGATAGTGCGGTTGAAATGAACGTATTTTTGAACCAGTTCAAAAAGGCCGGAGAAGGGGCAAATACAACACCATATCCGGCCGAATAATGGCGAGAATATGGCCAAAGCCGGCCACCACAGTCCCCAGATGATACTGGACAGAATTCCGGTCAACTTTGTTTTGGGACCCCAAATTAAACAGAAGGTGATAAAGCTGAAAAATAGGAAGGAAACTTTTTGAATTTGTACCGGAAATTTTTTATTTATTATGAGTTTTTTAACCCATGCCCATGTAAGAAGGTCAATACTTTCATCCAGCTTTTTGGGGGTTTGGCCAAAGAAAAGGTGTTCAAGGCCGATAATTTCGTCATCCGCCAAAAGGAAGGCTCTTTCTATGACCTGAATCAGTTCTGTAACGTTCCCCTGACGGAAGTCATGGGAAAGGAGAAGCTTGTTGGCCTGTGGGTCCAATACGGGTGTTTTCCGGTTGTTTTGTTGCGCCAGTTTATTTAGAATACCCTGGGCAATAACGGGGATATCCCGTTTTCGCTCCCGCAAAGGAGTAATCTCATATCTGAGATCAAAACATTTTGTTAACGGTGTGGCCAAATCTGTCGGTATCTGGTCAGAGCCTACATTGATGCTGCCAATAATACGGCAGGCTGTTTCCGTGCGGCGGATGGCCCTGGCTAACTGCACCTGATTCCTGGCGGAAATCATGTTTATGTCTCTGATAAACAAGGTACCGCCTTTGACAATATCTAACAGGCTGTCTATGGTGATTTTAGGGCATTGGTTACCTTCTTTTGCCTTATGGTAAAGTATTTCCCCCCAATACCGGTCAAAATGAACCCCGTCAATAACGATAAAAGGAGCTGATTCACCAAACTGTTGTTTATGTAAATACCAGGCGAACATCTGTCGGCCTGTTCCCCGTTCGCCTAAAACCAACAAATTACCACCGTTCCTGGAAAATTCAGCCAGTTTACTTTCGACTTCTCTGGTAGTCTTTCTGCTTCCCCATAAGCCGTAAAATTTATATTGTAATTGATTTGCCAGGAGACCGGCGCGTAAAAGTTCCTTGTAGCGGGTCTCCCACATGCTCATATTGGCCTGCATCAGGTGATGAGAAAGTTTTTCCAGGAACTTTTCATAAAGTTTTGGCCAGCGTGTTAGCATACGGGCAAAGTTATCCCGATTCATTACCAGGACTTTGCAGTTTTCTGTGCACCGTATGGTAACGGGAGGAGGATTTCCGGTAAAAAGGGATATCTCGCCGAAAATGTCGCCAGGGCCGAAAGAATTAACTTTCAATGGATCCTGCTGATTATTAATCAACACCTCTGCCTTGCCCTCGGCGAGGACATAAAATTTAAAGTTTTTCTCGCCCTGGGGTACGATATCCGAGTACTTGTCAAATTTTGCCCATTCAAAGTCCCTGGCAAGCTCTGCCAAATCCTGTGGACTTAAATGTGCAAATAATTCTACTTTTGATAAAAAGTAAACTTTGCCTGCAGTCATACTACCTCCGGTTAAGTGCCGAGCTTTCTAGGACAAAATATTATTTTTCAATACTATCAGACAAGATTTGGGCACAGCAACCGGTATTGGCCCAAAGGGTGATTTTCGGCCTTCAGTTGCTAAATAACAGCTTAACCGGTGTCTCCGGGGTGTTCCCGCAGGGAGGTAATTTCTTCTTCCGTCAATTCGCGGTACTCCCCCGGTTTTAGAGTATTATCCAGCGTCAGGGGGCCCATGGCAATCCGCTTCAGATAGGTTACTGTTTTGCCAACTGCCTGAAACATACGCTTAACCTGGTGATATTTTCCTTCGTAGATAGTCAGTTCAACCTCCGATTCCGGTCCGAACCGGAGAATTTTCAGGCAGCCGGGTAAAGTGCGGTAGCCATCGTCTAAAACTACCCCCTGACGAAACATTTCCACGTCCTCTTGTGTAACCATTCCGCTAACTATGGCATAATAGGTTTTCGGCACATGTTTTTTCGGTGACAGGAGCCGGTGGGCCAGGTGACCGTCATTGGTAAGTAAAAGCAAGCCCTCTGTATCTTTGTCCAACCGCCCTACGGGGAATGGATGAAAGGATTGGTAATTGGGTGACAGCAGGTCAACCACCACTTGACCAGACTCGTCCCCAGTGGCGGACAGGACACCCTGCGGTTTGTTTAACATTAAATAGACAAACTGCCGGTATTCTACGGGTTTGCCATTTACCACAATGCGGTCCTGACCGGGCCGGACATGTAATCCCGGGTCCTGGGCCAATTCCCCGTTGACCTCTACTTTTCTCTCTTTAATCAACTTTTTAGCTTCTTTGCGTGTGCCCAATCCCATATGGGCCAACACTTTGTCCAGGCGCTGCCGTTCTTTTTCCGCCATTGATTTCACCTTACCTTTCTTCTCCGTCTATGCGACGCCAGCCGGGGGGAAACTCATTTTTTAACCAATTTCCTGCTCCCTTTGCCCACCCCAGTACAAAACCGTCCAGAGATACCAAATGCCAGCCCTTGGCCCATACTTTTCCCTCACGTTGGATGGTCTCCCCGCGCAAATAGCGAAGGGCTACAGAGTTGTCATCGGCGTTGTGAGATGATAAATCCAACCGCTGGATTGCCGAATGGACTGCCTCCGGGGGCAGGCCCAGGGCAAAGGCCGGGCTGGGGCGAAATCGCCCTTTTTGGATTGTGCCCAGAAGCCAACCGGAGCGAAGCACCTTCAAGCCGCGCAAAGGCGGCAAGCATAAGCTTTCCCAAAGAATATGGCCGGCCCGTTCTATCACCATGCCACCCTCAGGCAGCCATGCCTGCCAACCTTCGGCAGCCTGCCAAACCTGCAGTGAGAATTCTGCCAGGGCTTGCTTTGCCTCCGGCGTAAGGCCATTTTTTTCCTGCTGTCGCCAGAGACCGTTTTTGTCCATTAAACATTCCTTTTTTTCTGCCTGTAAAGACAGGTTTTTTATTTTTGCGGCAAAATGTCCCTCGCCTCTAACTTCATGAGGCCACAGTCGGCGCATTTCCAACAGTTCAAAATCAGGAAAAGCGCCCAGGAACCGGAGTACCTGCTGTTCGTTTTCCTCCCGGGAAAAGGTGCAGGTGGAGTAAACCACTTCGCCGCCTGGTCGGAGCATTTGAGGAATATGCTCTAAAATGGCGGCCTGCCACTTGGCATATTTGGCCACCTCTGCTTCACTCCAGTTTTTGGCCATTTCCGGTTCTTTGCGGAACATACCCTCGCCGGAGCACGGAGCATCTACCAAAATTTTATCAAAAAAATCTGCGAAGATATGGGCCAGCCGCTGGGGAGTCTCACTCAAAACAACAGCATTTGTCACGCCATACCGTTCTATGTTTTTTAACAATACCTTGGCTCGTTGGGGATGGGGGTCATTGACTACAAGAAGCCCCGCCTTTCCTAAATGGGCCGCAAGTTGCAGAGATTTCCCGCCTGGCGCTGCGCATAAGTCCAGCACCCGCTCACCCGGTTGAACCTGTAACAGTTCGGCCGGGAGCATGGCGCTTGGTTCCTGGATGTAGTAAAGACCTGCGTAATAGTGGGGCAGTTTTGCCGGTCTAACTTCTTCCTCGTTGTAATAGAAACCGTCCCTGCACCAGGAGACCCGTTCCTGTAAAAAAGGAAGCAGTTCCTGTAGAGCTTCCGGTGAAATCTTTAGGGTGTTGGCGCGCAACCCGGCTGTGCGGGGTTCGGTGTAGCTTTGCAAAAAGCGCGCAACATTGCTGCCCAGTTGCTGTTCCATTTTGGTTAAAAATGCAGGAGGTAATCTCATATCCTGACTCCTTTTCCAATCTTTACCCCGTTATAATATGCTTTTTCCTAACATAGGATGCAGTGGATAAAATTATACAACAAGTTGGAAAGATAGTCCAGCAGCGGTAAAATGCATCAAAAAGTTGCCAAACTACAGAACCCAGCCTTTTACATTAAGGAGGGTTTAGGCCCGGTGAAATTAATTGTGTTCATATTTAAACCGCGTTGGCTGATAGGGTTGTTCCTGGTTCTGGTAATGGGCTTAGGGATAATTTCTCCTGCCGGGTCGGTAAAACCGGTGGGGGCTACCCGGGGGCCGAACAATACAATTTGGGGACGGTTTGGCTGTGCAAGGGAACAGCAGCGCCACAAATTGAATTATAAAAAGATAATTATTTTTTCCGACCCCCATTATTATACCCCGGAACTTGGTACTACAGGCGCTGCTTTCGAAGAGTACCTGGCCGGGGACCGGAAACTGTTGGCGGAAAGTAATGCCATTTTGCGAAAAACAATTAATCAGATTAAAGCCAGTGACGCCGGTATCGTGCTTATTTCGGGGGACCTGACCAAAGACGGGGAACTTGTTAATCACCTGAAGGTTGCATCATATTTAAAAGAACTGGAAGACAGCGGCAGGAAAGTTTATGTCATTAATGGCAACCATGATATTAACAACCCCCATGCCTTTAAATTTGAAGGCGCGCAGGTAATCCCGGTTGAAAATGTTTCGCCTGAGCAGTTTAAAGAGATTTACAAAGATTTTGGCTATGCAGAGGCTCTTGCCGTTGATACCAATTCGTTGAGTTATGTGGTGGAGCCTGTTCAAGGGTTAAGGCTTATCGTCATGGATTCGGCGATATATGACCGTAACCACACTGTTGGGCGGCCCAAAACGGAAGGCGCTTTTTCTGGGGCTACACTGAATTGGATTATCGGGCAGATAAAAAAAGCCAAGGCGCAGGGGAAAATTGTTTTGGGCATGATGCATCATGGTTTAATGGACCACTTTAGTGTGCAGCGCCGGTTTTTTGCTCAATATGTGATTAAGGATGCCGACAGAATAGCTGTAGATTTGGCTGATGCCGGTATGGCGGCAGTCTTTACCGGGCATTTTCATGCCCAGGATATTACTGCCAAGCAGATTGGCAATAAATATATCTATGACGTTGAAACGGGTTCTCTGGTGACTTATCCTAACCCGTACCGGACCATCGAATGGACGCCCGATAATAAATTAAGAATAAAGACATCGAGAATTGAAGAAATTGACTACGATACAGGAAGTCTGAAATTCCCGGTTTATGCCAAAAAATATTTGACAGACGGTTTGCGTGATTTGGCGCCGCACTTTTTAGCCCGTATTATTATGGGCCAGGGTTTGACTGAAGAAGAAGCGGTGGAGCAGGCTGCTCTTATCGTGAGGCAGAAAGTTTCTCCATTCATGACCCTCGGCGACCTGCTGGCCACGATTATGGTAGCGCACTACCAGGGGGACGAGGTTCTTGACGAAGAGTTGTTGCCGGTAATTCAAAGGCTGGTAGCATCGGAAAGCCCTCTTTTAGGCATGCTTGGCGAGGCCCTTCTTTCACTGGGAACAGATTTGGAACCGGCCGACAATGACATAATTATTCCCCTTCAACCGTAAAACCTGTATAACCGGCAGGTCTTTTTTAGTGAGTAAGAAAGTATAGCCCAAGGGCATGCCGGAAAAATTTTCTTTCGCTGCGTGGTGCACCAAGAGATACCGGCTATGATTTAGCGAAAGAAATATGGTGAAAACAAAGCGGAAAGGTGATTGAAGTTGTCAAAAATTAGTGATAAAATGCTGTTAGCGGGTGCTAACATTTTTTGTATTGGTATAATCCGACCATATTAAGGTTGCCGTCATGTAACAATGTCTTTAACAATATGTATATAATGAGATATACACTGGACAAAGGTATTACTGTGGAGGAAAATATATGAGCAGCTTAACTGCAGATAAAATACTAAACGCGTCAATAATTCTTTTTTCCCAAAAGGGATACGATTCCGTTACGACCAAAGAAATTGCCAGAGAAGCGGGCGTCAGTGAAATGACAGTTTTCCGCCATTTTTTGAACAAAAGGAACCTCTTCGAAAAAGCCTTTGAAACTTTCATATTTTCCCCCCAATTCAAGTCTTTCTTCGAGAACAATCTGGAATGGGATTTGGAAAAGGATTTACTTAAAATAAGCTACTGTTACCAGGATACCCTGTTGAAGAACCGGCAGATAATTTTGATGGAGTTTAAAAACGATGATTTAACTTCTACCTTTGATGCGCCTTTATTGAAGTTTTCCGGCGAATTGAAAAAATTACTTATAGAGTATCTGGCTAAGATGCAGGAAAAGGGAGTTATCAAAGAAAATCCTGAGATTCTGGCTGTTAACTTTTTGGCTGCTAACTTTGGTCTTTTTATGACTTTTTTGGTCAATGGCGATTTAACCGGAAATATTGGTTTAGAGACCTGCGTTGCCAGTTATGTCAGCGCCTTTGCCAAAGGGATTACCGTTTAACTTTTCCGGACGGTTTAATATACGGTTGTTTCAGATTAAGTGGGATAGATACTTTTGACGCACAATGGAGGACAAAAATGAACAAGGTTTTGCATGTTGGGGTCGATGTGGGCTCGACCACGGTAAAAATGGTTATCTTGGACCAGGACGATAATATCGTTTACAAAAAATATTTACGGCATTTATCCGACAT from Thermincola ferriacetica harbors:
- a CDS encoding TetR/AcrR family transcriptional regulator, with the protein product MSSLTADKILNASIILFSQKGYDSVTTKEIAREAGVSEMTVFRHFLNKRNLFEKAFETFIFSPQFKSFFENNLEWDLEKDLLKISYCYQDTLLKNRQIILMEFKNDDLTSTFDAPLLKFSGELKKLLIEYLAKMQEKGVIKENPEILAVNFLAANFGLFMTFLVNGDLTGNIGLETCVASYVSAFAKGITV
- a CDS encoding RsmB/NOP family class I SAM-dependent RNA methyltransferase, yielding MRLPPAFLTKMEQQLGSNVARFLQSYTEPRTAGLRANTLKISPEALQELLPFLQERVSWCRDGFYYNEEEVRPAKLPHYYAGLYYIQEPSAMLPAELLQVQPGERVLDLCAAPGGKSLQLAAHLGKAGLLVVNDPHPQRAKVLLKNIERYGVTNAVVLSETPQRLAHIFADFFDKILVDAPCSGEGMFRKEPEMAKNWSEAEVAKYAKWQAAILEHIPQMLRPGGEVVYSTCTFSREENEQQVLRFLGAFPDFELLEMRRLWPHEVRGEGHFAAKIKNLSLQAEKKECLMDKNGLWRQQEKNGLTPEAKQALAEFSLQVWQAAEGWQAWLPEGGMVIERAGHILWESLCLPPLRGLKVLRSGWLLGTIQKGRFRPSPAFALGLPPEAVHSAIQRLDLSSHNADDNSVALRYLRGETIQREGKVWAKGWHLVSLDGFVLGWAKGAGNWLKNEFPPGWRRIDGEER
- a CDS encoding metallophosphoesterase family protein, giving the protein MKLIVFIFKPRWLIGLFLVLVMGLGIISPAGSVKPVGATRGPNNTIWGRFGCAREQQRHKLNYKKIIIFSDPHYYTPELGTTGAAFEEYLAGDRKLLAESNAILRKTINQIKASDAGIVLISGDLTKDGELVNHLKVASYLKELEDSGRKVYVINGNHDINNPHAFKFEGAQVIPVENVSPEQFKEIYKDFGYAEALAVDTNSLSYVVEPVQGLRLIVMDSAIYDRNHTVGRPKTEGAFSGATLNWIIGQIKKAKAQGKIVLGMMHHGLMDHFSVQRRFFAQYVIKDADRIAVDLADAGMAAVFTGHFHAQDITAKQIGNKYIYDVETGSLVTYPNPYRTIEWTPDNKLRIKTSRIEEIDYDTGSLKFPVYAKKYLTDGLRDLAPHFLARIIMGQGLTEEEAVEQAALIVRQKVSPFMTLGDLLATIMVAHYQGDEVLDEELLPVIQRLVASESPLLGMLGEALLSLGTDLEPADNDIIIPLQP
- a CDS encoding pseudouridine synthase codes for the protein MAEKERQRLDKVLAHMGLGTRKEAKKLIKERKVEVNGELAQDPGLHVRPGQDRIVVNGKPVEYRQFVYLMLNKPQGVLSATGDESGQVVVDLLSPNYQSFHPFPVGRLDKDTEGLLLLTNDGHLAHRLLSPKKHVPKTYYAIVSGMVTQEDVEMFRQGVVLDDGYRTLPGCLKILRFGPESEVELTIYEGKYHQVKRMFQAVGKTVTYLKRIAMGPLTLDNTLKPGEYRELTEEEITSLREHPGDTG
- a CDS encoding cyclic nucleotide-binding domain-containing protein, with amino-acid sequence MTAGKVYFLSKVELFAHLSPQDLAELARDFEWAKFDKYSDIVPQGEKNFKFYVLAEGKAEVLINNQQDPLKVNSFGPGDIFGEISLFTGNPPPVTIRCTENCKVLVMNRDNFARMLTRWPKLYEKFLEKLSHHLMQANMSMWETRYKELLRAGLLANQLQYKFYGLWGSRKTTREVESKLAEFSRNGGNLLVLGERGTGRQMFAWYLHKQQFGESAPFIVIDGVHFDRYWGEILYHKAKEGNQCPKITIDSLLDIVKGGTLFIRDINMISARNQVQLARAIRRTETACRIIGSINVGSDQIPTDLATPLTKCFDLRYEITPLRERKRDIPVIAQGILNKLAQQNNRKTPVLDPQANKLLLSHDFRQGNVTELIQVIERAFLLADDEIIGLEHLFFGQTPKKLDESIDLLTWAWVKKLIINKKFPVQIQKVSFLFFSFITFCLIWGPKTKLTGILSSIIWGLWWPALAIFSPLFGRIWCCICPFSGLFELVQKYVHFNRTIPNFLKKYDYALVTFLFLLIVWVETVANIRSSPVYTGLLFICIMALAGIIGIIFVRHTWCRHLCPLGGFVGMASIGAMLEVRADPNICLSKCSTYECYRGKDNSPGCPVLRYAPFIDNNLDCKLCLRCIHNCPNGSAKLNLRFPGKEVWHLTRINQGYVIFIGTALAILVPMLYFQQLQKFLPFSTWQVAFTLSYWLTALISAVAIRLIARPFRNKTASRRIKLVFALVPMVLAGHIIYQLSYLPGITAVNLGVILEPPGSYGHMFTVPALTLLRFISAAIGITLTGFTITMVLVRTSKET